A window of the Linepithema humile isolate Giens D197 chromosome 4, Lhum_UNIL_v1.0, whole genome shotgun sequence genome harbors these coding sequences:
- the LOC105669209 gene encoding heparan-alpha-glucosaminide N-acetyltransferase-like: MDEFNCFYDKLKFDEACTNVISDDSIFNAWLYSLSTDCLSCPYKRIAPISTNVNFSLKFNTIKTLKWRILNNNGNDEYISAKNTSGIVCELLPNLGQYGLYELAIQNKTCSFRTLKNPTYPYSELFIVLGIIVLILFGISTGRSLWYIFKKRCVKSAGISAEELNKGLKKRRIQAIDTFRGASTLFMIFVNGGSGSYTVLEHTTWNGMLPGDLVFPCFMWIMGVCIPIALSAQYKRGLSKFQISCSILKRSFLLFFIGVALNTIGTNVQLENIRIFGVLQRFGITYLVVGLIYLCFIRQQPKAVQNLSRNWIVRETQDILSILPCWCAMLILIIIHCALTFGLPIPGCPTGYLGPGGRHEDSKYFNCAGGAAGYIDKSILTLNHIYQRPTIDLVYGSGPFDPEGILGCFMAIFQVFLGVHTGVILMIYKDWKERVTRWLLWAALYGCLGCAFHFTNVIPVNKNLWSLSFVLVSTAYALAFLSGFYLLIDVTKVWQGGPFRIPGMNALVLYVGHSICQIFPFHWRIGAMDIRALCLIESIWVVILWAIIAYIMHHKRIYITL; encoded by the exons atggacgaatttaattgtttttacgaTAAGTTAAAGTTTGACGAAGCTTGTACAAATGTAATATCCGATGATAGCATTTTTAATGCTTGGCTTTATTCGCTCTCTACAGATTGCTTATCG TGTCCCTATAAACGAATAGCACCAATTTCAACAAATGtcaattttagtttaaaatttaatacgattaaaacattaaaatggagaatattaaacaataatggCAATGATGAATATATTTCTGCCAAAAATACaag cgGTATTGTGTGCGAACTGTTGCCGAATCTAGGACAATACGGTTTATACGAACTggcaatacaaaataaaacttgtaGTTTTAGAACTTTGAAAAATCCAACGTATCCATATTCAG aactttttattgttttggGAATAATTGTACTTATCTTATTTGGCATATCTACTGGAAGATCTTTAtggtacatatttaaaaaaagatgcgTGAAAAGCGCTGGAATTTCAGcggaagaattaaataaaggaCTAAAAAAACGTCGCATACAAGCTATCGATACATTCAGGGG GGCCAGTACTCTTTTCATGATTTTTGTTAACGGTGGCTCCGGTAGTTACACTGTATTAGAACATACAACTTGGAATGGAATGTTGCCGGGAGATTTAGTATTTCCTTGTTTTATGTGGATTATGGGAGTTTGCATTCCTATAGCCTTATCGGCGCAGTATAAGCGTGGgctttcaaaatttcaaatcagCTGTTCTATCTTGAAG agaagctttcttctatttttcataGGCGTTGCATTAAACACGATAGGAACAAACGTGCAACTGGAAAATATACGCATATTTGGAGTTCTTCAACGATTCGGGATTACTTATTTAGTTGTTGgattaatatatctttgttTTATACGCCAACAGCCAAAAGCTGTTCAG AATTTATCACGAAATTGGATAGTGCGTGAAACGCAGGATATATTAAGCATTTTGCCATGTTGGTGCGCAATGCTAATTCTAATAATCATACATTGCGCTTTAACATTTGGTCTTCCGATTCCCGGATGCCCCAC TGGGTATCTTGGGCCAGGCGGAAGACACGAAgacagtaaatattttaactgtGCCGGGGGTGCGGCTGGATACATCGATAAAAGTATATTGACTTTGAATCATATTTATCAAAGACCAACCATTGATCTCGTTTATGGTTCTGGGCCTTTTGATCCCGAAGGCATTTTGG GATGTTTTATGGCgatatttcaagtatttttaGGTGTACATACTGGTGTAATTCTGATGATATATAAAGATTGGAAAGAACGTGTCACCCGATGGCTTTTATGGGCAGCATTGTATGGTTGTTTGGGATGCGCTTTTCATTTTACCAACGTTATACCAGTCAATAAAAACTTGTg GTCTTTGTCATTTGTGCTCGTTTCCACCGCGTATGCTCTAGCTTTTCTTTCTGGATTTTACTTGTTAATTGATGTTACTAAAGTTTGGCAGGGTGGCCCCTTCAGAATACCCG GAATGAATGCGCTGGTATTATACGTGGGTCACAGCATATGTCAAATCTTTCCATTCCATTGGAGGATCGGCGCGATGGATATTCGTGCTTTGTGCTTAATTGAATCGATCTGGGTTGTAATTCTTTGGGCAATTATAGCATACATTATGCATCATAAACGAATATACATCACACTTTGA
- the LOC105669217 gene encoding uncharacterized protein: protein MLTICPTCRHRFLQPRHFQESSEQDRWKEAKKEDEKEKIANTVHSTTSTCYVGGLLVPREYTNGDSCFVNAPTIIHGSTVEPFQSAVAHCDSNIGIAGSETVDLSCDPQSSRKQDDYSLSRSWKDQLNNQASLIMAVENVAYETSSEQHIVTTCKLAGGSVTITAPNIQWSNSLIQSTEDGIRVQPPHVEIQPKLTGGGCLIQKSVSTETEQLSTSKDTENSALIDNNAHQMLIVSPSGCSELPGNKWIYSPRTKTEENSETTSPELKQQQMPNTIRTNKCCDCMVQQKFCQCYQRSSDASLVDNHDSLLLKPVGSGVQIRLNATVQLPANLGQCTVNITATTAPCSPVTKPTTKPRTRNNFNGGGIVQPEEADCATRNRIIAIKDSNSNEWKNEPPMSWLMPCPWSLGTDLLNKDVNRLREVRKLLQICGWYHEGVTWQQSEDLLKNAPVGRWLMRDSSDSKYIFAVSIQTARGPTSVRVHYFFGQFRLDAEPRLTLAMPLFSCPISMLEHYVEYSKIEHRREVWVDYNGQLYSHIYLTKPLVKEVRTLSHLARLAVNRNKLPTKHLPLLIRDYLAEYPYTL, encoded by the coding sequence ATGCTGACAATATGCCCGACGTGTCGCCACCGTTTTCTTCAGCCGAGACACTTTCAAGAATCGAGCGAGCAAGATAGGTGGAAAGAAGCGAAAAAAGAGgatgagaaagaaaagatcGCTAATACAGTCCATTCGACGACATCAACTTGTTATGTCGGTGGTCTCCTAGTTCCGCGCGAATATACTAATGGAGATAGCTGTTTTGTAAACGCACCGACAATCATCCATGGATCGACTGTTGAACCGTTTCAATCAGCTGTAGCTCACTGCGATTCTAATATTGGAATTGCCGGTTCCGAAACAGTGGATCTCTCCTGCGATCCTCAGTCATCGAGGAAACAGGATGACTATTCGCTTTCAAGATCGTGGAAAGATCAATTGAACAATCAGGCTTCTTTGATTATGGCAGTAGAGAATGTCGCCTACGAGACATCTTCCGAGCAACATATCGTGACTACGTGCAAATTGGCTGGCGGTAGCGTTACGATTACCGCACCCAATATACAGTGGAGCAACAGTTTAATCCAGAGTACGGAAGATGGAATTCGAGTACAACCTCCGCATGTTGAGATTCAGCCAAAGCTTACCGGTGGCGGTTGTCTTATACAGAAAAGTGTATCCACCGAAACCGAGCAATTGTCAACATCTAAAGACACAGAGAATTCAGCGCTCATAGATAATAATGCTCATCAGATGCTTATTGTGTCGCCAAGCGGCTGTTCAGAATTACCTGGGAACAAATGGATATACTCGCCTAGAACGAAAACAGAAGAAAACAGTGAAACAACGAGTCCGGAGTTAAAGCAGCAGCAGATGCCAAACACGATTAGAACAAACAAATGTTGCGACTGTATGGTTCAGCAGAAATTCTGTCAGTGTTATCAACGGTCATCCGATGCGTCTCTCGTAGACAATCACGATTCATTGTTGCTGAAGCCCGTCGGCAGTGGCGTGCAAATTCGACTTAACGCCACTGTGCAACTACCTGCGAACTTGGGTCAATGCACGGTAAATATCACAGCGACAACGGCGCCGTGCAGTCCAGTTACGAAGCCGACGACAAAGCCGCGCACTAGGAATAACTTCAATGGAGGTGGCATCGTACAACCGGAGGAAGCAGATTGCGCGACGAGAAATCGGATTATCGCAATCAAAGATAGCAATAGTAACGAGTGGAAGAACGAACCTCCTATGTCCTGGTTAATGCCTTGTCCCTGGAGCTTGGGCACAGACCTGCTAAACAAAGACGTAAATAGATTACGCGAAGTAAGGAAACTGTTGCAGATTTGTGGTTGGTATCACGAGGGTGTCACTTGGCAGCAAAGTGAAGATCTTTTGAAGAACGCACCTGTCGGTCGGTGGCTGATGAGAGACAGTTCGGAtagtaaatacatttttgcggTATCTATACAAACGGCCAGAGGGCCTACTTCCGTCAGAGTGCACTATTTTTTCGGACAATTTCGACTTGATGCAGAACCAAGATTGACATTAGCAATGCCGCTCTTTAGTTGTCCTATTAGTATGTTGGAACACTACGTCGAGTACTCAAAAATCGAGCATAGAAGAGAAGTATGGGTTGACTACAATGGTCAACTGTAtagtcatatttatttgaccaAACCTCTCGTCAAAGAAGTTAGAACATTATCGCATCTGGCTAGGCTCGCCGTGAACCGAAACAAGCTACCCACCAAACATTTGCCACTCTTAATCAGAGACTATCTTGCGGAGTATCCGTATACGCTTTGA
- the Sec24CD gene encoding protein transport protein Sec24C, which produces MQHIQEIGRQHPYATPVPPMNNQQNFSRPSIVDQQNLPGPHPHLLPTQSIDHSHATSPPMTDIPGSQMPPYLPAGPHGHGQSSVGYQSQVTNLPNTSLPQSGIGSYNSAPPLPSQAVASPPGPGLSQFESRQFAPPLSTMVQSIVNPSGPNFSQARQKPYPQTVPPMPGQTITSPTGPGLSQPGQRQYSSGPPLPGQNLSSPLGMNRAAPGVTPSYQQPVYQQSGYHNQMDMYNTQRSSYQNSASNATGYQPGLQPQQARRLDPEQMPSPIQVMQDDQNTRGGVFVTNQRGLVPPLVTTNFITQDHGNASPRYMRSTMYTVPTTADIIKQTNIPFGLVISPMARIMQGECEPPIVDMGEVGPVRCVRCKAYMCPFMQFVDAGRRFQCMFCKATTEVPSEYFQHLDHTGQRLDRYERPELMLGTFEYIATKDYCRDNIFPKSPAIVFVIDVSYNTVKSGLVNLLCTKMKSIIKNLPIDAGQTKSNMKIGFITYNNTVHFYNINSCLAQPQMMVVGDIQDVFMPLLDGFLCDIEESETVIDSLMTQIPQMFADTRETETILAPAIQAGLEALKASERSGKLLVFHSSLPIAEAPGKLKNRDDRKVLGTDKEKTVLVPQNNVYNNLGQECVGAGCSVDLFIFNNSYVDIATIGQICRLTGGEVYKYTYFQAEIDGERLISDVINNISRPIAFDAVMRVRTSTGVRATDFYGHYFMSNTTDMELASIDCDKAIGIEVKHDDKLTDDEGVYIQVALLYTSCGGIRRLRIINLSLKTSSQMVELYRACDLDAIINYFSKQNVFKLLESTPKTVKDNLIARCANMLAIYRKHCATPSSAGQLILPECMKLLPLYINCLLKSDALSGGADMTIDDRSYVMQAVATMPIFISIAYTYPRLFPLHDIDPQDTELPPMLRCSIDKFTDDGAYLLENTIHIFLWLGMALSSQWVQSVFGVSSVVQVDTDRTVLPVLDTPLNNRITNIINRIRGERHRCMRLTIVRQREKLEMVLRHFLVEDRGNDGSPSYVDFLCHMHKEIRTLLSQ; this is translated from the exons ATGCAGCACATTCAGGAAATAGGTAGGCAACATCCGTATGCCACACCTGTACCTCCAATGAACAATCAGCAAAACTTTTCAAGACCATCAATTGTGGATCAGCAGAACTTGCCAGGCCCGCACCCTCACCTGTTGCCTACGCAATCTATAGATCATTCTCATGCGACGAGTCCTCCAATGACAGATATTCCTGGTTCTCAAATGCCTCCATATTTACCTGCAGGCCCTCATGGACATGGGCAGTCTTCTGTAGGTTATCAGTCACAAGTGACTAATCTTCCGAATACTAGTTTACCTCAGTCTGGAATAGGATCATACAACTCGGCACCACCATTACCATCACAGGCTGTAGCGAGTCCCCCAGGCCCAGGTTTATCGCAATTTGAATCGAGACAATTTGCTCCTCCTCTTTCTACGATGGTGCAATCTATAGTGAATCCTTCAGGGCCTAACTTTTCTCAAGCTCGACAAAAACCATATCCGCAAACGGTACCTCCAATGCCAGGTCAAACCATAACGAGTCCCACAGGACCAGGCTTATCACAGCCTGGGCAAAGGCAATATAGCTCTGGACCTCCACTGCCAGGGCAAAACTTATCCAGTCCTTTAGGAATGAATCGTGCAGCACCTGGTGTTACTCCAAGCTATCAACAACCAGTGTATCAACAATCAGGATATCATAATCAAAtg GACATGTATAACACTCAAAGAAGTTCATATCAAAACAGTGCGTCTAATGCTACAGGATATCAACCAGGATTGCAACCTCAACAAGCTAGACGACTTGATCCAGAGCAAATGCCGAGTCCA ATTCAAGTAATGCAAGATGATCAAAATACAAGAGGCGGAGTATTTGTAACAAATCAGAGAGGTCTGGTACCACCACTGGTAACGACAAATTTCATAACTCAGGATCACGGAAATGCATCTCCCAGATATATGAGATCTACTATGTATACTGTTCCCACTACTGCTGATATTATAAAGCAG ACCAATATTCCCTTTGGACTTGTGATAAGCCCAATGGCTCGTATCATGCAAGGAGAATGCGAACCACCGATTGTAGATATGGGTGAAGTCGGGCCGGTACGTTGTGTACGTTGTAAAGCATACATGTGTCCATTTATGCAATTTGTTGATGCTGGTCGAAGATTCCAGTGCATGTTTTGTAAAGCGACAACAGAag TTCCGAGTGAGTACTTTCAACATTTAGACCATACAGGTCAACGTTTGGATCGCTACGAGAGGCCTGAATTAATGCTGGGTACATTCGAATATATAGCCACGAAGGATTATTGTAgg GACAACATTTTCCCAAAATCACCAGCCATTGTGTTCGTAATTGATGTGTCGTATAATACAGTTAAATCTGGTTTAGTAAATTTGCTATGTACAAAAATGAAGTCTATTATAAAGAACTTACCAATTGATGCCGGACAAACCAAAAGTAACATGAAAATTGGGTTTATTACCTATAATAATACTGTACATTTCTATAACATCAATTCTTGTCTCGCTCAACCACAAATGATGGTTGTTGGAGATATTCAAGATGTATTTATGCCACTTTTGGATGGATTTTTATGCGACATTGAGGAGAGCGAAACAGTTATTGACAGTCTTATGACACAAATTCCTCAAATGTTTGCGGACACTCGAGAAACAGAAACAATTCTTGCTCCTGCTATACAAGCTGGATTAGAAGCATTAAAG GCGTCCGAACGTTCTGGTAAATTATTGGTATTTCATTCGTCATTACCAATCGCTGAAGCGCCTGGGAAATTGAAAAATCGTGATGATCGTAAAGTACTTGGAacagataaagaaaaaacggTATTAG TGCCACAAAACAATGTCTATAATAATTTGGGTCAAGAATGTGTGGGTGCAGGTTGCAGCGTAGATctgtttatctttaataattccTATGTAGATATAGCAACAATTGGTCAAATTTGTCGTCTTACTGGAGGagaagtttataaatatacttacttTCAG GCTGAAATCGATGGTGAAAGATTAATTTCagatgttattaataatattagtagACCGATCGCTTTTGACGCTGTTATGCGAGTACGTACATCTACGGGTGTTAGAGCAACTGATTTTTATGGGCACTATTTTATGTCCAATACAACTGATATGGAATTAGCCAGTATAGATTGCGATAAG gcTATTGGAATAGAAGTTAAGCACGATGACAAATTGACGGATGACGAAGGTGTCTATATTCAAGTAGCTTTGTTATATACTTCTTGCGGTGGTATAAGAAGATTGCGAATTATAAATCTAAGTCTGAAAACATCGTCGCAAATGGTCGAATTATATCGTGCGTGCGACTTGGAtgctattataaattacttctCGAAGCAAA atgttttcaaattattgGAATCTACTCCAAAAACGGTGAAGGATAATTTGATTGCAAGATGCGCGAATATGTTGGCTATATATCGAAAACACTGTGCAACACCATCCAGTGCTGGACAATTGATATTACCAGAATGTATGAAATTACTTCCGCTTTACATCAACTGTTTACTGAAAAGTGATGCACTATCAGGAG gaGCTGATATGACTATTGATGATAGATCTTACGTCATGCAAGCGGTTGCGACTATGCCTATTTTCATATCTATTGCATATACTTATCCTAGATTATTTCCCTTGCACGACATCGATCCTCAAGATACGGAATTGCCTCCGATGTTACGCTGTTCTATCGATAAATTTACGGATGATGGTGCTTATTTGCTCG AGAACACCATCCATATATTCTTATGGTTGGGTATGGCACTTTCTTCCCAATGGGTGCAGAGTGTTTTTGGCGTATCTTCGGTGGTCCAAGTCGATACAGATCGCACTGTACTGCCAGTATTAGACACTCCTTTGAATAACAGGATCACAAATATTATCAATCGTATACGTGGCGAAAGACATCGTTGTATGAGA TTAACAATAGTGAGACAACGTGAAAAACTAGAGATGGTGTTGCGTCATTTCTTAGTTGAAGACAGAGGAAATGATGGAAGCCCTAGCTACGTCGATTTCCTATGCCATATGCACAAGGAAATAAGAACACTACTtagtcaataa